The Asticcacaulis excentricus CB 48 genome includes a window with the following:
- a CDS encoding response regulator: protein MNAERGPSATYGSVLVLDSDRDQAREMARQLSRQNWTSVLCFNEVMATRTLQHNRFQLLVMDGYVDGVDMLKKVGSLKSLMQDTPIALMSFVWKGAGATQKVREQALQAGADFMLPKPVDPTELKILLAETLKFHRARQTDFHVLVVDPDVQLRTFIGMTLQQVGYKVSVANTMEDVLFDHNLGLVDAVITAVLIPGMGGVEGIMQLRKDYPHIRTLAMSEGINDKIGAMHVLAAAKDAGADELLPKPFVIPELITAVTRMAKHRIQARNEEAKAALDPTKVG from the coding sequence ATGAACGCGGAAAGAGGGCCTTCCGCAACTTACGGCAGCGTGCTTGTGCTCGATTCCGACCGGGATCAGGCGCGTGAGATGGCGCGTCAACTGAGCCGGCAGAACTGGACGTCTGTGCTGTGTTTCAATGAGGTCATGGCGACACGCACACTACAGCATAACCGCTTTCAACTGCTGGTGATGGACGGCTATGTCGATGGCGTGGATATGCTGAAAAAGGTCGGCAGCCTCAAAAGCCTGATGCAGGATACGCCGATTGCCCTGATGTCGTTTGTCTGGAAAGGGGCGGGCGCGACCCAAAAGGTTCGCGAGCAGGCCTTGCAGGCCGGCGCGGATTTCATGCTGCCTAAGCCCGTCGATCCGACTGAACTGAAAATATTGCTGGCCGAGACGCTCAAGTTTCATCGGGCGCGGCAGACGGACTTCCATGTGCTGGTTGTGGATCCGGACGTGCAACTGCGCACCTTTATCGGCATGACCCTGCAACAGGTAGGCTATAAGGTCAGTGTCGCCAACACGATGGAAGACGTGCTGTTTGACCACAATCTGGGGCTGGTCGATGCGGTGATAACCGCAGTGCTCATCCCCGGCATGGGCGGGGTCGAGGGCATCATGCAGTTACGCAAGGACTACCCCCACATCCGCACCCTTGCAATGTCCGAAGGTATCAATGACAAGATCGGCGCCATGCACGTGCTGGCGGCCGCCAAGGATGCCGGTGCAGATGAGCTTTTGCCCAAACCGTTCGTCATTCCCGAACTTATAACGGCTGTGACGCGCATGGCCAAACACCGCATTCAGGCACGCAACGAAGAGGCTAAGGCGGCTCTGGACCCGACAAAGGTCGGCTGA